In one Acidaminococcales bacterium genomic region, the following are encoded:
- a CDS encoding valine--tRNA ligase has product MIKNIPTVYDPQSVEGKWYGFWEENRLFHVEPSQAKKPFCIVIPPPNVTGQLHMGHAADGTFQDILIRWRRMQGYSALWLPGTDHAGIATQAKLEETLRKEENLSRYDLGREKFIERVWQWKQKYGGRIANQLRRLGSSCDWERERFTLDEGCSRAVREVFVRLYEKGLVYRGLRMTNWCVNCHTALSDIEVEHEEQDGFLWQVRYPLADGEDSFVTVATTRPETIPGDTAVAVHPGDGRYGRFVGRKLRVPACGRIVPVIADEYVDPAFGTGAVKVTPAHDPNDFAIGERHALAQIVVIDKEGFMTAAAGEFVGMDRYACREAIVRKIEAEGLLAGVEKHAHAVGHCQRCGTVTEPLVSLQWFVKMAPLAAEPLAAVKDGRTRFVPGRFAKIYENWLENIRDWCISRQIWWGHRIPAWYCEKCGQTVVSAWDVAACPECGGHTRQDEDVLDTWFSSALWPFSTLGWPDRTEDLSFFYPTSVLVTAYDIIFFWVARMMVMGLEFQQAPPFRHVFIHGLVRDGQGRKMSKSLGNGIDPLEVIEKYGADSLRFTLVTGSAPGNDMRFYWEKAEASRNFANKIWNAARFVLMNLEDYKAGQGIPSPCRLADRWILSRFARAAKETTALLEKYEIGEAARLVYEFIWDEFCGWYIELSKPALYDKEAAGERQRAQDTLREVWEGALKLLHPFMPFITEEIWQALPRKEEGVSIMTAAWPQGGGAGLVDEGAESDMRLIMDSVRAIRNMRAQMDVAPGKKISVILQSPDSGLRRVLREQAGYIETLAMAEQVEISPGDAPKPENAVTSVISGAEIYLPLRGLIDVEKEAGRLGKEKEALEKELSRLVDKLANREFLAKAPAAVVAKEEEKRRECGERLAALKERMAYLAGLA; this is encoded by the coding sequence ATGATAAAAAATATACCCACAGTATACGATCCGCAGTCGGTAGAGGGGAAATGGTACGGGTTCTGGGAAGAAAACCGATTGTTTCACGTGGAGCCGTCGCAAGCTAAAAAACCTTTTTGCATAGTCATACCGCCGCCCAATGTTACCGGGCAGCTGCACATGGGGCACGCCGCCGATGGCACCTTCCAGGACATTTTGATCCGCTGGCGGCGGATGCAGGGCTATAGCGCGCTTTGGCTGCCGGGGACCGATCATGCCGGCATCGCCACCCAGGCAAAATTGGAAGAAACTTTGCGGAAAGAGGAAAATTTGAGCCGTTACGACCTGGGGCGGGAAAAGTTCATCGAGCGGGTCTGGCAATGGAAACAAAAATACGGCGGGCGGATTGCCAATCAGCTCCGCCGGCTGGGTTCTTCCTGCGACTGGGAGCGGGAGCGGTTCACCTTGGACGAGGGGTGTTCCCGCGCCGTGCGCGAGGTATTCGTCCGCCTGTATGAAAAAGGCCTTGTCTATCGCGGCCTGCGCATGACCAACTGGTGCGTGAACTGCCATACCGCTTTGAGCGACATAGAAGTGGAACACGAGGAGCAGGACGGTTTTCTCTGGCAGGTGCGCTACCCGCTGGCCGACGGCGAAGATTCTTTTGTCACGGTCGCGACCACCCGGCCGGAAACCATCCCGGGCGACACGGCGGTGGCCGTGCATCCGGGCGATGGCCGCTACGGGCGCTTCGTCGGCCGGAAATTGCGCGTGCCCGCCTGCGGGCGAATAGTGCCGGTGATCGCCGACGAATATGTCGACCCGGCTTTCGGCACCGGCGCGGTCAAGGTAACGCCCGCCCATGACCCTAACGATTTTGCCATAGGCGAGCGGCATGCCCTTGCGCAAATCGTGGTCATAGACAAAGAAGGTTTCATGACGGCCGCCGCCGGGGAATTCGTGGGCATGGACCGTTACGCCTGCCGCGAAGCCATCGTGCGCAAAATCGAAGCAGAAGGGCTCTTGGCCGGGGTCGAGAAGCACGCGCACGCGGTGGGCCATTGCCAGCGCTGCGGCACGGTGACGGAGCCTTTGGTCTCCTTGCAGTGGTTTGTCAAAATGGCGCCGCTGGCCGCCGAGCCGCTGGCGGCGGTAAAAGACGGGCGAACCCGTTTTGTTCCCGGGCGCTTTGCCAAAATTTACGAAAACTGGCTGGAAAACATCCGCGATTGGTGCATTTCCCGGCAGATTTGGTGGGGACACCGCATACCCGCCTGGTATTGCGAAAAATGCGGGCAGACGGTCGTTTCGGCGTGGGATGTCGCCGCCTGCCCTGAATGCGGCGGCCATACGCGCCAGGACGAGGACGTGCTTGACACTTGGTTCAGTTCCGCCCTGTGGCCTTTTTCTACCTTGGGCTGGCCTGACCGGACCGAAGACTTGTCGTTTTTTTATCCGACCAGCGTGTTGGTTACCGCTTATGACATAATTTTTTTCTGGGTGGCGCGCATGATGGTCATGGGGCTGGAATTCCAGCAAGCCCCGCCTTTCCGCCATGTATTCATCCACGGCCTTGTCCGCGACGGCCAGGGCAGGAAGATGAGCAAATCCCTGGGCAACGGCATAGACCCCTTGGAAGTAATTGAAAAATACGGCGCCGACAGCCTGCGCTTTACTTTGGTTACCGGCAGCGCGCCGGGCAACGATATGCGGTTTTATTGGGAAAAGGCGGAGGCCAGCCGCAACTTTGCCAACAAAATATGGAACGCCGCGCGCTTTGTCCTTATGAACCTGGAAGATTACAAGGCGGGGCAGGGCATCCCCTCTCCCTGCCGGCTGGCGGATCGCTGGATACTTTCGCGTTTTGCCCGCGCGGCAAAGGAAACCACCGCTTTGCTGGAAAAATATGAAATAGGCGAAGCGGCGCGGCTCGTCTATGAATTTATCTGGGACGAGTTTTGCGGCTGGTACATTGAACTGTCCAAACCGGCGCTTTACGACAAAGAAGCCGCAGGTGAACGCCAACGCGCGCAGGATACCTTGCGCGAGGTATGGGAAGGCGCGCTGAAGCTTTTGCATCCTTTCATGCCTTTCATTACGGAAGAAATCTGGCAGGCGCTGCCGCGCAAAGAAGAGGGCGTGAGCATAATGACGGCGGCCTGGCCCCAAGGGGGGGGCGCCGGCCTTGTAGACGAAGGCGCGGAAAGCGATATGCGGCTGATTATGGACAGTGTACGGGCAATACGCAACATGCGGGCGCAGATGGACGTTGCGCCCGGGAAAAAAATCAGCGTCATATTGCAGTCGCCGGACAGTGGGCTGCGGCGTGTTTTGCGGGAGCAGGCCGGTTATATTGAAACTTTGGCGATGGCGGAACAGGTGGAAATATCCCCTGGCGACGCCCCTAAGCCGGAAAACGCCGTAACTTCGGTAATTTCCGGCGCGGAGATATATCTGCCTTTGCGCGGCCTTATTGATGTAGAAAAAGAGGCCGGCCGGCTGGGCAAAGAGAAGGAGGCGCTGGAGAAAGAATTGAGCCGCCTTGTCGACAAACTGGCCAACCGGGAATTTTTGGCGAAGGCGCCAGCTGCGGTGGTGGCCAAAGAAGAGGAAAAACGCCGGGAATGTGGAGAGAGGCTGGCGGCGCTCAAAGAGCGGATGGCATATCTTGCCGGCCTTGCCTGA
- the yihA gene encoding ribosome biogenesis GTP-binding protein YihA/YsxC: MPEQTWDIVSARYVISAVTPAQYPPDGWPEAAFIGRSNVGKSSLINSLCRRSRLAKVSGSPGKTRTINFFAAQAKTTGGDAATKEFFLVDLPGYGFAKASKADKAAWAGFIRRYVTSSPYLRILCQLIDIRHDLMQNDRECYEWLAAEGIPVIVALTKADKLSAAAAAAQKARLCRALSLDLARAVMYSAVKNTGRTELIGNIVRGL, translated from the coding sequence ATGCCTGAACAAACATGGGACATAGTCAGTGCGCGCTATGTAATTTCGGCCGTAACGCCCGCCCAGTATCCGCCGGACGGTTGGCCGGAGGCGGCTTTTATCGGCAGGTCGAACGTCGGCAAGTCGTCGCTCATCAACTCTCTTTGCCGCCGCAGCCGTTTGGCCAAGGTAAGCGGATCGCCCGGCAAGACGAGGACCATAAATTTTTTTGCCGCGCAAGCTAAAACGACCGGCGGCGACGCCGCCACCAAAGAGTTTTTCCTCGTGGATCTTCCCGGATACGGCTTCGCCAAAGCGTCCAAGGCGGACAAAGCCGCCTGGGCCGGATTTATCAGGCGATATGTTACGTCCTCTCCCTATTTGAGAATTCTTTGCCAGCTTATAGATATAAGGCACGATTTGATGCAGAACGACCGTGAATGTTACGAGTGGCTCGCCGCTGAGGGCATCCCCGTCATAGTGGCGCTGACCAAAGCGGACAAATTGTCCGCCGCCGCCGCCGCCGCGCAGAAGGCGCGGCTTTGCCGGGCGCTTTCTTTGGATCTGGCGCGGGCGGTTATGTACTCTGCGGTAAAAAATACCGGCCGGACGGAACTTATCGGCAATATCGTCAGGGGATTGTAA
- a CDS encoding AbrB family transcriptional regulator, translating into MGNVYLARLAMVIGGLGSALLFLQLGIPLPWILGPMLWTAMLKLRYPAQVFFPRGLRNLFLIPLGYNIGAYVTNEAAREIMHQLPGITLATFAAIALSVFLAFLTTRTTGVSYASSVIGNMPGGLTPMMLICENIPGADIGVVAVLQTVRLMMSIAVVPVLLAYGFGASGQAVAAANLHTVWDFAFSYWQLALAAVFGALLFEFMRFPSSFFVGPIVAASALSIYANVPLPAAPVWLVNVAQVTTGLYLGTFIDPFQLSKNHRLFPVCLLGALMIVAGSLVIGYFLSNLLGFSLATAFLACAPGGAAEMSITGMALGENVPIILAYQLFRLLFLNFVMPLCLKWYFTRPHGQGPPPLSL; encoded by the coding sequence ATGGGCAATGTTTATTTGGCGCGTTTGGCGATGGTAATAGGAGGGCTTGGCAGCGCGCTTCTTTTTTTGCAGTTGGGCATCCCTTTGCCTTGGATTTTAGGGCCGATGCTTTGGACGGCCATGCTGAAATTGCGTTACCCGGCGCAGGTATTTTTCCCCCGCGGCCTGCGCAACCTTTTTTTGATCCCCCTGGGCTACAACATCGGCGCCTATGTGACAAACGAAGCCGCACGGGAAATAATGCACCAACTGCCGGGAATCACCTTGGCTACTTTCGCCGCCATAGCGCTGAGCGTTTTTTTGGCTTTCCTGACTACCCGCACTACCGGCGTAAGCTACGCCAGCAGCGTGATCGGCAATATGCCGGGCGGCCTTACCCCCATGATGCTTATTTGCGAAAATATACCGGGCGCGGATATTGGCGTGGTCGCCGTTTTGCAGACGGTGCGGCTGATGATGTCCATCGCCGTGGTTCCCGTTTTGCTGGCCTATGGTTTCGGCGCAAGCGGCCAGGCGGTGGCGGCGGCCAATCTGCATACGGTGTGGGATTTCGCCTTTTCTTATTGGCAGTTGGCGCTGGCCGCCGTCTTTGGCGCGCTGCTTTTTGAGTTTATGCGTTTTCCGTCCTCTTTCTTCGTAGGGCCGATCGTCGCCGCCAGCGCCTTGTCTATCTATGCGAACGTCCCTTTGCCGGCAGCGCCGGTTTGGCTGGTCAATGTCGCCCAGGTTACGACCGGCCTGTATCTGGGCACTTTTATCGATCCTTTCCAGTTGAGCAAAAATCACCGGCTTTTCCCCGTTTGCTTGCTTGGCGCGCTTATGATCGTCGCCGGCAGTTTGGTTATCGGCTATTTTTTGAGTAATTTGCTGGGATTTAGCCTGGCCACCGCCTTTTTGGCCTGCGCGCCGGGCGGGGCCGCCGAAATGAGCATAACCGGCATGGCGCTGGGGGAAAATGTGCCGATAATATTGGCTTATCAGCTTTTCCGTTTGCTTTTTTTGAATTTTGTCATGCCGCTTTGCCTGAAGTGGTATTTTACCCGTCCGCACGGCCAGGGGCCGCCGCCGCTTTCCCTTTGA